In Hippoglossus hippoglossus isolate fHipHip1 chromosome 19, fHipHip1.pri, whole genome shotgun sequence, the DNA window TCCCAGACGTCATGGCCAGGATCAGCGGCTTCTCAGCAATGAtcaccttctcctctcctgcagcgaTGCGTCTGATGAGCTCTCTGTAATGCTCATACGTGGTGATGGGGTGACGCGCCCGGAAACTGGCGCTGTCTGAAACACCAGTGTCACCGTGAACAAGCAGCTTAAGACAGAATTTCACTGACCATCAGTCGACTTTTGAGCTGAAATCATAAAgtcacacttttctttttcaagggTCCCATAGCTTCATCTTATGTCTTTAAATTACTCATGAGTTTGATAATAGTCATAATTATATCTTTATGTACATTTGACTTaagaccaaataaaaaaaaaaacgttttatacAATAGAAATATCTGAAGAATTAACATTTCATTGAAATATGTTTGGGATTTTGACTCTATGTGCTTGTTTATGGACAAAACATGAACATTGAAATCCATTTGGGTTTAATCGTcacaaaagtaaaaccaaagaTCGAGAttaaattgaaagaaaacagaaatgccGAATATTCTAAAATGTGAGAATCTGACACTTTCATTATTGtataaattaataaactaaataaatgatggaCTGATAATCCACTAAAAtaagtgattagaaaacattgACATGAGCTGAGAGGGATTATAACAGGTATTCTACACCTTTTTAGTCTTTAATTGAAGAAAACAATCGCTGATTatgtattgattgattaattagGAAATTGTCACTTAGAGTAAGGTGAAGAAAATCTATGAAGTCAAGTAAAAACATTATAACCTCAGTGAAACGCGGGTTCAGGTCCTACTGGCATCGCTTGCTGTGCCTATAGACTTTACGTAAACCATATATCATGTTACATCACAGCTCAGTTCaaggacacgtgtgtgtgagagctgctgATCCTCGTCAAAACGAGGTTATTCTTCCTCTCACCTTTCATGGCGCTGAAGTCAAACTCTCTTCCATAACTCGTGTCGGTGTTTTTTCGCAGGCGCTTCAGCAGCGTCTCCTCCTGGACCCGCTTCACGTTGAGGGTGTCGTCCTCCagcctccttctctgcctcctgcCCAGCCAGCCCACCGCCTTCACGGCCACGTACTGCCCGAGCAGCCCGCTCCACGTCCGGCTCTCGCCCCTCACCTTCGAGCCGATGTCCCTCCAGAGGAGCGCCATCCCGACCAGGGAGCACACACCGAGGGCGGAGGGCAGGAGCGGCGGCAtccctgtgggggggggggagacccGGGGAATGAGACGAGCCAGGTGGGGGCGCTGTTGGTTTATGTTACAcctatttttttgtttaccatcttttaaaaaccaacacacaacacagactctGCTTCACTGTCACAACCACACGTGTCACGTTCAGCTGCGTCCTCTTACCATGCGTCTGTACAACGATGGCGACAGCGACCGATAAAACCGCAAAGCCCAGCGGCACAGCGACACGACGCCAAGAGGAAGCCATGTGGACAAAACTGTGTCACCCGCTGTCCCTGCTGTTTCAACTGTTTACGTGTTTATTAACGATCAGGCTTCATGTTTACGATCCTCaacttctgcttcctctcagctGTCTGAGCAGCTTCCGTGTTTGGGTCAGAGCCGGCCCCTGATTGGTTGACCGAACGATGACGCGTCTCATGGCTGCTTTCAGTTTTACTCTCTTTATTAATTGTGGAAAAttaacaaactgtaaaacaatcGTACACAACATTTACAAACTGTGTATAATGTAGAATTTACACTATACAATACTACATAAGACATATAGATGTTCATATAGTAATACaaagaataaactttatttatatagcactttttgaGTTTACAAAGAGAAACATCAATGTGACAAGGATGATGTGATGTTTCCTTTTAAGACCAGTTTAAGTCAGTTTCTCCTCTGGCTGCACATGAGTCCACAGAAGCTCGTTCatcatcagctcctcctcctcagaacCTGCAAAAcatcagacacaaaaacacaccgaAAACTTTGATGATGGACTGAAACAATCAGTCAGAGAGAGATCAGCAGTTTCCTCACCTACTTCATTTCCATGGTGATGGCTGATGAGAGAAGACATAAGATTATGTGAGATGCATGAAGTGATAAACACGATCAAAATGATTTTAGATGtattcaatgtgtttgttttattggacTAACCTTCCCAAGAGGAAGGGAACACTACGGCTCCATCGACAGACGCACCGCGGATCAGCTCAGCCAGCCAGGACACCTCCGCTGGGTCATCAACAAAAACCTCCTCTGGTTCATCGACGCACAACTCAACCTCTGCCACAGTCAACACAAACGCAACCATAACTTAAGCTGCAGTTACTGTTCAATCTAATcccaagaaaacaaaatgctgaGCAGCTGAATAACATGTTGGTACATTGGAACATATTTTCTCCTCTGAGGTGACCTGTGAAAgactcttcatcttcctccgcctcctcttcctcctcctctttggaCCAGGCCGTGCTTGTTCCCGCTGCAGCACTGCAGTCAGACATGGAGGACGTGAGGTTGTCGGTTTGAAGCCGCTTTCTCAGGCCTGCTGTGTCACAGATGTAGGCCTCTTTGTAGAAGTGACTGGCTGCACATATAGACCCAGACattgaaaaagagaaaggaaaaatgCACCTTTGAATTATGATTATGTCAGAAAAATTGTAATTGTGATGAGTCTGAAATAGTGACAATGATTTTGTTGCGTTTGCAGTAATTTATATTGCAACCGCTTGGCCTTGAATATGAAGGCTGTCCCATTAAGGACATGTACCACAAACAGAAGTCCCTGAGTTTGTAGGATTCATCCACTGACCCTCCAtgtcctccagctgctggatgTAGCTGACTGCGTCTCTGGTGTCAATGTGCAGCCGGTGACTGTCGGTGAGGTGCCTCAGGACGTGTTTGGAGTGGAAGGCAGAGTGAGTGTAATACACCAGCtcagggagacacagagaccCGACGGCAGCGACTTCAAACCGTCTTCCCTGAGagcaagaaaaaaggaaaggcTCAAAAACTATGTCGAGGTGGAGGTGATGTTCCAAATACGTTTATGTAAGTTTAGGTatgtatattgtgttttaaGGGCCACTACCTGGAAAGTGAAGCGGTCGATGTTGGTCCAAGAAAGATCGTACAACAGACACAGTTTCCCTTCCACCTccttcagaaaaaaaatctaatcagttcacaATTATTAAATAATCCAACTCACAAGTAAATTGTTTCAGAAAGTAAAGATGTTTCTTTACATTCACAAGTCAAAACAAGTCAAAGCCATTGAGGAGGACCCACCTCATAAATATGGACTCCTTTCACCACCACCCCAAGAAGGATTGAACTTCTCTGctctcttttattctgaagagATTGAAGAACATGAGCAATTTATAacagatgctgcagcagagaatAGGAACTTCAGTTAACTATGCacaaaaattaattaaaaactaaagaTTAGAGATAAGAGACTATATTAGAGAAGTAAGCAGCTTGACCAAGGGATAATCAGTGTGGTATTATCTCTATTAATCTTCAGGTATAAGTTGCTCCAAATTCACACCAACAGTGTCTTCGATCCTGTATTTTGATTAATGTACAGACgtctgaaactgaaacacatcCTCCCAACCCTCTGATatgatgttgtgtgtctgcttcttTACAGGTTAAAGGTTTCTggtgttttcctcctctctgaatTGAATCACTGACTGTGTCTGGGTTCAGTCAGACCTGTCTCATCCTGTAGAAGGTGACCGGTCCGTCCTGCAGGCTGCCGGCCTCTTTGATAAACTGCAGCATGGCCTGGCTGCGTGTCACACCTCTCAGGTCGCTGTGCAACGCAGGGCCGTGCTGGAGCAGGTAGTCTCGCCCTCGACGTTTAATCAGCTGAGCACAAAAGAATTTAGTCACatccacacaaaataaattatgattTCAAAGGTTGTGGTCACACTTCATTTGTAAGTCTATTTTTTACCCAGGAGGGGAAGTAATCTTCAGGAAGGAAGTAAcatctttcctcctcctcttcttcattccCATCTCTCCGCTCCAGATCTCCAACTTCAGCCTGAAGAGCAGAAGCTGCGAGCTGGAAGAACAGAGCTTCCTGCTGGCGGCTCTGTGAGCGCAGCACCTTCTGCCTCAGCTCAGTGTAGTAGAGCTGCTGCACTTTGCTGCTCCTGAAACGACCAATCAGGGTACTCAAATCACAAATGTCAATTCTGTTATGTGGAAGTCTGGGAGCTTTATAATTGTTCAGAAAATGATGCTGATGAGAGACCAACTTACAATATCAGCTGCCCATTCTCTATATAATACTGCACCCTCAGAAATACGATGAAGGGGACCTGAGAATGTTCAGAACAGAGTCAAAGAGGAATATCTCATTTAAATGCTTATTTAGGTGGAGTTAAGATTggaagacacaaagaaaaatcatgCAACAAAGACCTGATTTTCATTAAATTGtatgaaaacaattaaaactcACTGTTATTGAGCTTCTGTTCCATCTTTTGCCAAAGTACTTGCTCAACTTCAGGCCCAAATCAAGAAAGAGATATTCATTATCTATGGAAAGCAAATAAGGCATCAAGTCCAATGATTGTTTTGTGCACAgtttattaaatacatttgaaacaaTCAATGTCAAATAACTCCTACAGGCTAATGAGGAGTTACTGCCCCCTTCAGTGCGAGCATCCTCCCTACGCTGCAGCATTCCACAGTGaatgaagtgaaaacattttcacacgACCTCCCGCGCATGTGACACTATCGCTGACCTCTGAGAACAGCCAGGCTGAAGATGTAGAGATCAGTGACGCCGAGCTGCTTCAAAACGCTGGTCAACACCTCCTGGGCTCTGGCTTTCACCTGGAAAAcaccacagtgacacacactgtaataaTAAGGGTGACACAAGAGCTACGTGATAAAACGTTTGGTTAATTATTAGGTAATCCGACATGATGGAGATCCCTtgttcaaatatataaacagcttttttattttaaggatttttcatttcttaaacCAGCACTTCAAAAATCAGACTTCTGTCATCAAGAAAACTTCAAGATCACATGATCACTTGACATTTTTCTGCCCAAAAtatgtggaaaaacattttccagtttTTGCATAAGAATAATTCACTTTGAGCAAAGCCATATGCAACTAAATTAAATGCCAATGTCTCAACACTGGCAGTGAAGAAAAGCCTTTAAGTGGTTGAGATATATAAACTTATTTAATTCCAAGTGATGCATTGGGatgaaagagaataaaacaaaccaataaacagaCTTCGAAACGACTCACTGTGACGGTACAGTCCAGGTGCTGCTTGTTGGGCAGAAGGATGCACACTCGTCGCTTCTGTTTCGTCCTCATTGTCACAGGAGCTTCTGTTGGTCTCAGTCCTGCTTATATccccccctcctgtccttcagtgggataaacacacacatcagcccGCCCTCCGCAGCCTGACATGTTCTGACACAAATCGAACAGTGCATAGTAATGCTATAAACAAAGTTAATCTGTGAAGTTTAGAGCTGAAGCAATTACTTGGCAGTAAGATTGATTAtcaattaatattttttttccaagcaCAAATACCACATTCAACACTCTCTGgtgtcagtttttaaaatgtgagcATTTGCCGCTCTTCTGTCGTAAAATATACAGCATGAGAATATAAAGCGTACGTTGGAAAAGTTGTGGGCACTTTAGATTCATCATCTAATACCATCAGGGTCTGATCGCTGTAAGATTTTATTCTGCAGCAGGACAACAAGCTCAGAGAATAATTATGGGAAGTTCACTATCAAATTCGTACCTTAAAAATGTGTGAGCAGATACACTGAGGAGAACGCACGTTTTATAAAGttaactgattaaaaacaaaaaataactaTTCACGTGACCCTCACTTTAATTTTTGTGCCTAAAAGCTTTGCACAGAACATTAAACATACAATATTGGGTTTTGGAATAATGCACCTTTGCCTCAATTTTACctttaaaagcacatttatttgaaatacaactCCAGCTCCTTAATCATTAGGTTACTGGAACACCCCATAATTAAGCAATGTTcaggaaaaaaattaaacaatcCACAGAATGATAGTGGACAGTAAAAAGTGTGGTGTCCTGGTGCTGCTTCAAAACAGACAAACCTAAACCATACTGAAACATTTACTGTCCCACCCCCCCAAagataaaacaacagacaagAGACCATTGTTAATCTATCATTAATTTATTCAAAAACCATATAGAATAATGCCAATTGTGCTATGCTTTGAGGAagcaagaacaaaaagaaaagtgacatttgtttttagtAGCTGGTGATTCTTCTTTTAGTAACCACAGGTTCTCTGCActtgtgtgtatattttttctttttaagttacAACCCACCTTTTTGAATTCTACATGAAAGAATCTTTTTaacatgcacaaaaaacacacaaaaaaaggaaacaaccaAAGAAACACTACAGTGCATTAAAAAGGCACCTGCTCCCCAGATACAggcatgattttttttaattctacaaAATTTGTACATAGTAGTTGCAGTGGGATGTTGTTAATGCAGCTTCAGTCTCAACAACCCCCACGAGCAGTTCATAAAAACTATATCATATCTGTACAGACTCTATGGAGTTTCCTACAATATCACACAAACCCTTCAGGGGACAGATGAGATACATTCAAGAGGTAACACATTTTTTTAGCTTCTACACAAACACCTATTATGCTCTTCAACATAATTCACACACTAGACTGTAAAATACAATTCCCAGATTAAGTGGAGTTCACATTGAAGAGTCGATGATTAGAAGGCGACCAGAGGAAACATGCAGTACAGTCCGTTTAGTGGTTTTGTCCTGGCGGTGGCGtcccctcagtgtgtgtgtcgggggggtGGGACGTTACAGATTGTGGGCTCAGAGAAGCTTTACATGTCAGAGAGTTTCAGCTGAGTCTCAGCATGGACACGGTTTATTTATGTACTCTGATCACATTCCCACTTAAATCACatacttttctcttcttccacaTGCTACCGGTGTAATTTATCAATCTGCAAACAAGTACATATTTTTCTAATCGCAGGTTATTTCATACACAAATTCAAACTGCATGAAAATATGcagtttaacattaaatatagCTGTAAGCTGGGaagatttaaattaattttacaaCTCTTTTGgtataaatattaatttaaatgtaatcagACACCCAATtcttcttattttcattttattgccCAGACAGATGGAGAATGTTGAATTCTAACATTCACAATGTCTTCACATTGAGATTTGGGTCAGTAGTACCTAGACTTGTGACGATGATTCGTCAGACTTCCTCCGACCTTCGAACACACGCCCTCCTCCCTTTCTTATCAGCTGCTGTCAGCCTTGCATGACACTCCTCCACCAACGAATATTAAACCTTTATGCTCAGGATTTAGAAGTTAACACATAAGACAAGAGTCCTGTTGTGTAACAGACTTATTTTTCAATATAACATAAAACTACTGCAGCGAAATGCACGGCTACTGTGCCGTGAGGTTCCACTGAAAAGTTTGACTTTGGTAG includes these proteins:
- the LOC117753446 gene encoding FERM domain-containing protein 6-like, with the protein product MRTKQKRRVCILLPNKQHLDCTVTVKARAQEVLTSVLKQLGVTDLYIFSLAVLRDNEYLFLDLGLKLSKYFGKRWNRSSITVPFIVFLRVQYYIENGQLILSSKVQQLYYTELRQKVLRSQSRQQEALFFQLAASALQAEVGDLERRDGNEEEEEERCYFLPEDYFPSWLIKRRGRDYLLQHGPALHSDLRGVTRSQAMLQFIKEAGSLQDGPVTFYRMRQNKREQRSSILLGVVVKGVHIYEEVEGKLCLLYDLSWTNIDRFTFQGRRFEVAAVGSLCLPELVYYTHSAFHSKHVLRHLTDSHRLHIDTRDAVSYIQQLEDMEASHFYKEAYICDTAGLRKRLQTDNLTSSMSDCSAAAGTSTAWSKEEEEEEAEEDEESFTEVELCVDEPEEVFVDDPAEVSWLAELIRGASVDGAVVFPSSWEAITMEMK